From the Streptomyces nodosus genome, the window GCATCGAGACCGTCGCGCTGGTGGTCTCCGGGGCGGGCGACACCTCCGAGGAGGCCCAGAGCGCCTTTGCCTCACGGGTGTTCTCCGATCCCTTCTTCGGCCGGGTGGTCGGCGGCGTCGTCAGCTTTCTGCGGCCGCGCTCGATGCATCCGGTGCTGATGTTCGCCGAGTCGGCGCAGGCCCGGCAGGAGGTGCTGGCCTGTCTGCGGCAGGGCCGGGCGGACGGTGCCCTGGTGGTGTCCACCCACGCCGACGACCCGCTGCCCGCGCTGCTGGCCGAGGCACGGCTCCCGGCGGTGCTGTTCGCCCGGCCCTCCCGGCCGGTCCCGCTCAGCCAGGTGGACCTGGACCACCGGGCCGGGGGCCGGCTCGCGGCCGAGTGCCTCCTGGAGCGCGGCTGCCGGGCACCGGCCACCGTGTGCGGGCCGCTGGCCGTGCCCGCGAGCCGGGAGCGGCTGGCCGGGTTCCGCGACACGATGGCCCGTCACGGCCACCCCCGCATACCCGTCGTGGAGGGCCGGTTCACCCGGGACAGCGGTATCGCCGCGACGGCACGGCTGCTCGCCGAGCATCCGGAGGTGGACGGGGTGTTCGCCGCCAACGACCTGATGGCCGAGGGGGTCTGCGAGGTGGCGCGGGAGCGGGGGCGGCGGGTGCCGGACGATCTCGCGGTGGTCGGCTTCGACGACTCCGGCGTGGCCCTGGCCTCCCGCCCCGCCCTGACCACGGTCCGCCAGCCGGTGGAGCGGATGGCGGCCGACATGGCCCGCCTCCTGGACGAACACATCCGGGGCGTGCGCGACCGCCCGGCCTCCGTGGTCTTCGCTCCGGAACTGGTGAGACGGGCGTCGGCCTAGAAGACCCGGCGGGCCCGCTCCGGATTGATGGGCCGGCTCCGCACGGGAGCACGCCGGACGTGCTGTGGATCCACCCGGGCGACCGCCCCCGTCTCCAGGGCCACCCAGAGCGCGCCGTCGGGCCCGAGGGCGATGCCATGGGGTTCGGACGACGGTGAGGGAAGGTCGTACTCGGTGATCTCGCCGTGCTCGGTGATACGGCCGACACGGTTCGCTCCCCATTCGGTGAACCAGCAGTCCCCGGTGGCGGCCGCGACAACGGCATGGGGTCGGGCCGTACGGTCCGGGAGCGGGAACTCCTCGATCTCGCCGTCCACCGAGATCCTGCCGATCCGGCCCGCCCCGATCTCGACGAACCACAGGGCCACGCCGTCACCGGTGATGCCCACGGGTGCGGCACCGGGGGTGGGGAGGGCGTGGACGGCGATGTCGCCGTCGACGGTGATGCGGCCGATCGCGTGCGCCTGGTTGAGGGTGAACCACAGGGCTCCGTCGGGGCCCGCGGTGATCGCCGAGGGGATGCCTCCCGCCAGGGGAAGGGGGAACTCGGTGATCTCTCCCTCGGTCGTGATGCGGCCGATCCGGTCGGTGTTCATCTGCGTGAACCACAGCGCACCGTCCGGACCGGCGGTGATGCCGAAGGGTCCGCTGTCGGGCGTCGGCACGCGGAAGGACTCCGTCTCGCCGTCGACGGTGATGCGGCCGATCCGGTGGTCCTGGTAGCGGGTGAACCACAGTGCCCCGTCGGGTCCCTGGGTGATGACGGTCGGGCGGCACCCGGGCGAGTCCAGGGGGTGTTCCTCGACTTGTCCGTCGAGAGTGAGCCGCGCGATGCGACCGCTGTGCACGAGGGTGAGCCACAGCGCGCCGTCGGGTCCGGCCGTGATGCCGTAGGGTCCCGCGCTCCGGTCCGCCACGCAGATCTCCCTGACGGCCGGGGTTTCGGAAGAAGGCACGGCGACTCCTTGCGGTGACGGGGATCGGTCCGCGGGAAGGAGGTCGGTCCCGGAGCCGATCGCTGTCGCACCCTGCCCGCAGGAGCGCCCCTGACGCAACTGCGTTTCCGCGGGGTCGGATCCGCCGCGGACGGCGGCGCTCCCGGCCCGTCCGCGAAGGACCTCACGGACCGCATCTGAGCGGCGGGGCCGCCGAGGGCGAGCCTGGCGCGCCGTGCGGAGGGAGAGCGGCGGGCGCCTCGGGGACACCGGCCGTCCGGTCCGTCGTGGACGCCACCGTGCGTGTCCGGCCGGGGACGCGTTCAATGGAAACAGACCTATCCCGTGCCGCGGGGGTGAGGCGGACGAGTGCTAACCCTGCTTCCGGCTTCGACGGGCGGCCGCCGGACGGCGGTGCGGCCGTGGTGCTGGACGGCCACGGGAACGTAGGCGCCTGTACACCCGCCGCCGAGGAGCTGCTCGGCGCCCCGGCCCGGGAGCTGTGCGGCCGCCCGCTCGCCGAGCTGTTCGTCGGGGCGGACACGTGGTTCCCGCCGGGAGCCGGGGCACCGGCACCGCCGGTGGGCCCGGTGGTGCTGCGCCGTCGCGGCGACCCTGCCGTGGAGGTGCGGCTGGAGGTGCTGCCGCTGGCCGGCGGGGGCGGCGAGGACGGGTACGTCGTACGGGCGGTGCCAGCCGCCGTGGCGGCGGCCGGGGAGCAGGACGAGGCCCTGGTCCGTGCCCTGTTCGGGCAGACCGAGATCGGGCTGACCCTGCACGACGCCGATCTGCGCATCGTACGGACCAACCGCGCCGCCGGGCTCGAACTGTCCGCCGGGGCGGGGTTCGAGCCGGTCGCGGTGCCGCTCGGCGAGGTACTGGTGCCGAAGGACGCCCAGATCGTCGAGGCACAGCTGGAACGGGTCGCGCGGACCGGGGAGCCGATCTCCGAACGGCTGGTCAGGGTGCACTGCCGGAAGGCCCCCGAGCGGGAGCTCGTCGTCCTGATGTCGGCCATGCGGCTGGAGGACGGTGAGGGCCGCTGCGTCGGTGTCGCCATGACCTTCAGCGACATCACCGAGCGGCATCGCGCCCAGCGCCGCTCCGCGCTGGTCAACGGGGCCGAGAAGCTGCTGCTGGGGTCGCTGGACATCGTCCGTGTCGCCCAGGGGCTGGCCGGGGTGCTGGTGCCCGAGTACGCGGATCTGGCGGCGGTGGACCTCACGGAGGCGGCGCTGGTGGGTGAGGAGCCCGGCGACTACTCGCTCGGTGCTCCGCTGCGCCGGGTGGCGGTGGCGGCCCGGCTCGGCGGCTGGCCGGCGGAGCTCCTGCCGGCCGGCGCCTCGCTGCGGGTCCGGGATCCGCGGAACGAGCGCGTCTACCAGCGCACGACCGTGTGTGTGCCGGATCTGTCGGAGCTGCAGGCCGCGCTGGCCGACGACGCCGAGGCGCGTCGTGCGGTGCTGCCCGACGAGGCCGCCTCCCTGCTGCTGATGCCGCTGCGGGCGCGCGGGAGGCTGCTGGGCGCGGCGGTGCTGTGGCGCGACGGCGGCCGCCCCCGTTTCGACGAGGACGACGTCGCGCTGGGCACCCAGGTCGGCGCCCGGGCCGGGATCAGTCTGGACAACGCCCGGCGGTACGCCCGTGAGCATCGCGCGGCCGAGGCGCTGCAGCGCAATCTGCTGCCGCAGGAGGTGGTCCGGGTGAGCGCCGCCGAGGCGACCGGCTCCTATGTGCCGGCCGGCACCGCGGCCGGGGTCGGTGGGACCTGGTTCGATGTGATCCCGCTGTCCTCCTGCCGGGTCGCCTTCGTGGTGGGCGATGTGGTGGGGCACGGGGTGGAGGCGGCCGCGGCGATGGGACGCCTGCGGACCGCGGTGCAGACCCTGTCCGACATGGATCTCTCCCCCGAGGAGCTGCTGACCCACCTCGACGATCTGGTCACCCGGATGTCGGCGGCGGAGCGGACGGGGCCGGTCGCGGCGCCGGGCGGCAGGCAGGGCACCTTTCTCGGGTCCACCTGTCTGTACGCGGTGTACGACCCGATCACCGGGGTCTGCACCATCGCCAGCGCCGGACACCCGCCGCCCGTGCTGTCCGTTCCCGGGCGGACGGGCGCCGAGTTCGTGGAGATCAAGCCGGGGCCGCCGCTCGGCGTGGGCGGACTGCCGTTCGAGCCGGTGGAGTCCGTGCTGGAGCCGGGGACACTGCTCGCCTTCTACACCGACAAGCTGCTGGCGCACGGTGAGGACGGCACCGAGCAGCGGATGCGACAGCTGCGCGATCAGGTGGAGGCCGCCGCGCTGGAGGACAGCTCTCCGGCGGAGACCGGGCGGACGGTGCTCCGGCATCTGGTGCCCGAGCCGCCCGCCCATGATGTGGCCCTGCTGACGGCCCGGCTGCGTGCGCTGCCCCCCGAGGCCACCGCCACCTGGGAGTTCCCGGCCAGCCCCGAGGCCGTGTCCCGGGCGAGGGAGGCGGTCTCCGCGCAGCTGACGGCCTGGCAGCTGGACGATCTGGCCTTCAGCACCGAACTGATCGTCAGCGAGCTGGTGACCAACTCCATCCGGTACGCGGGCGGTCCGGTGGGCGTGCGGCTGATCAGGGACAAGACGCTGATCTGCGAGGTCTCCGACCCCAGCCAGACCCAGCCGCGGCTGCGCCGTGCCCTCCTCACCGACGAGGGCGGCCGGGGGCTCTTCCTGGTCGCCCAGGTGTCCCAGCGCTGGGGCAGCCGCTACACCCGCCATGGCAAGACCATCTGGACCGAACAGGCGCTGACGCCCGACTGAGGCGCGGCGGTGATCCGGGGCACGACCGTGCAGGGCGTCACCCCGGACGACACGACCAGGAGGACGTATGCCCGGTGACCACATAGACCGATCCGACGGTGACCGGCGGCCCGGGCTGCGGGACCGGTGGCGCCGGGTGGTGGACGACAACACCACCGCGACGGAGCGCTCGCTGATGGCGACCTGGCTCGCCTTCGGTGTCACCTTCGGCGCGGCCCGGCTGGTCACCCACGGCATCCGGGGGAAATGGCTGCCGTGGGGCAACATCTCCGCGGGCGGCACACATCTGCACCACTACAACCTCGGCATCGCCACGCTGGCGGGCGTCGGTCTGGTGGCGGTGCGCGGCGACCAGGCGTATGTCGGCCATCCGGGGGTCGGTGCCGCATACGGTGCGGGTTCGGCGCTGATCGCCGACGAGTTCGCCCTGCTGCTGGACCTGAAGGACGTCTACTGGGCCAAGCAGGGGCGGATCAGTGTGGATGTCTCGCTGGGCATCCTCAGTGTGCTGGGGTTGTATCTGACGGCGGCGCCGTTCTGGCACGAGCTGACCAGGACCACCCGGGATCATGTCCGCGATCAGGTCCGCGAACGCTTCACCTCCTGAGGCTCCGTCCCCGTCTCGGCGGGTGCGCTGTTCGAGGGCACGGGGAAGAGCATGCAACTGCTGGTGGCGTGGGCGAGCAGCCGGTCCGTGGAGTCGAACAGCTCGGCCTGGGCGAGGGCGGTGCGGCGACCCTGGTTGAGGACCGCCCCGACGGCGCGCACCTTGCCGGTGTCGACGGTGATCGGGCGCAGGAACTTCAGGTTCAGATCGAGCGAGGTGTATCCCGTGCCCGCGGGGAGAACGGACTGCACGGCGCAGCCGGCGGCCGAGTCGAGCAGGGTGGCGAAGACACCGCCGTGGACGCTGCCGATGGGGTTGTAGTGCTCCTCCCCCGGTTCCAGGGTGAAGACGGCATGGCCGAACTCGACCTGTTCCAGCGCGAATCCGAGGGTCGCGGCGATGGGCGGGGCGGGCAGCCGGCCGCTCAGCACGCCCCGGAGGAAGTCCAGACCGCTCTGCTGCCCGACCGCGGCGGCGGAGACGCGGGGATCCTCCCACTCGAACGTGCGTGACCTGGGCATGGCCGTTCCCTCCTCGACTGGCTTCACCGGCCGAAGCTAGCCAGTGGACCATCTGGCTGTCAATCTCGAAGTCAGCCTACGATGGGCCCATGACCTGGCTTGAGACCAGCACCGAGAACTGCACGGTGCAGCGCACCCTCGACCTGATCGGTGAGAAGTGGTCGCTGCTGGTACTGCGCGACGCCATGAACGGGGTGCGCCGCTTCGACGACTTCCGTCGGCATATGGGACTGTCCGAGGCGGTACTGGCGGCCCGGCTGCGCACGCTGGTCGCCGCCGGGATCCTGGACACCGTGCCGTACCGGGAGCCGGGCCGTCGCACCCGGCACGAGTACCGTCTCACCCGCAAGGGCTGGGAGCTGTGGCCCGTGATGATCGCTCTCAAGCAGTGGGGCGACCGCTACACCGCGGACCCGGAGGGGCCCCCGCTGGACGTCCGCCACCGTGACTGCGGCGAGCCGCTGGAGGCCGTGGTCGTGTGCGCCGGGGGCCATGGTCCGCTCACCCCACGCGAGGCCGCCGCACGACCCGGCCGCGCGGCGCGCGCCGTGAGCTGAACGGCTCTCCGGCCGCGGGCTCCCCCGGCCGACCGCCCGACGGGGGCCACGGAGCCCGCCCGGACCCGGGGTCATTCGGAGGGCAGGGAGCCGCGGAGCGCCAGTGCGGTGACCCCGGGGTCGTAGCCCTCGGGGACTCCCTCGACCAGGATGATGTCGCCCTCGATGTGCCGGGAGCGCAGCGGCGCGATCTCCCGGTAGGCGGGTGAGTCCCACCAGGCCCGCGCCTCGGCGATCCCCGGGAAACCGATCACCACGACATGTCCGGGCCAGCTGCCCTCCTTCACCTCGTGCCGTGTGCCGTGCACCAGGAAACGGCCGCCGTACGGCGCGAAGGTGGCGCCGATCCGTTCGATGTATGCGGCGACCTCCGGGTGCGGGGCGGCCTCCTGCAGATGGGCTATGGCGTAGGCGGGCATGGCGTCCTTCCGCTCGGTCGGGCTCGGTACGCCGACGATCGTGGCACGCGCCCGCTCCGGGGTCGATGACTTCCCAGGTAAGCGCCGGGCGGCTGACCTGCCGTCACCTCCCGGACGGCGCTCGCCGCGGACGCCGGAGCCCTGTCAGGGTGCAGGAGACCCGGACGGCCGGGCGCGGCTGTCGGCCACGTCCGCCCGGGTCCGGACGATCTGTGTCTCGGCGGCGCTCAGATCCAGGGACGGCGCCGGCAGGGGGCGGCGCGCGGTGTCGCTGACCTTGACGAGGAGGGCGACCAGAAGCCAGTTGGCCACCATGGAGGAGCCTCCCTGAGCCAGGAAGGGCAGGGCCTTGCCGGTGAGGGGGATCAGTCCGGAGACACCGCCCACCACGACGAAGACCTGGAGGACGAGCGAGGCGGCCAGGCCCACGGCGAGCAGTTTGCCGAAGGGATCGGTCACCGTGATCGCGGTGCGCAGCCCCCGTTCGGCGAGCAGCGCATAGAGGAGGATCACGGCCGTCACACCGGTCAGGCCGAGTTCCTCGCCCACCGTGGTGAGGATGAAGTCGCTGCGGCCCGCGAAGCCGATGAGTTCCGGGTGGCCCTGGCCGAGGCCGGTGCCCAGGATTCCGCCGGAGCCGAAGCTGAACAGGGCCTGGGCGGCCTGGTCCGAGATGAGCCCCGCCGGGCGCTGGTCCGGTGGCAGATAGATGTCCATGGGGTGCAGCCAGGCGACCACGCGCCCATGGACATGGGGCTCCAGGGAGCCCACGACGAAGGCCCCGACGGCGAACATGAGGACACCGAACAGCACCCAGCTGGTCCGCTCGGTGGCGACGTACAGCATGATCACAAAGAGGCCGAAGAAGATCAGCGACGTCCCCAGGTCCCGTTCGAGGACCAGGACCAGCAGGCTGAGGATCCACACCGCCGCGACCGGGCCCAGCTGCCGGCCCCGCGGCAGATACATGCCCATGAACCGTCGGCCGGCGAGCGCCAGGGCGTCCCTGCGCAGCGTCAGATAGCCGGCGAAGAACACCACGATGACGATCTTCACGAACTCGCCGGGCTGGAAGGAGATGGGCCCCAGGAAGATCCATCGCTTGGCGCCGTAGACGTCCCCCGGGTAGAAGGCGGGCGCCATCAGCAGCACCAGTCCGACGGTGATGGTGAGATACGGATACTTCTGGAGCTTGCGGTGGTCCTTGAACAGCATCACCGCCCCGATGAACACCGCCACCGCGACGGCGCACCACATCATCTGCCCCGAGGCCGCGGTCGCCGAGTCGTAGCGGCTCTCATAGGCGATGTCGAGACGGTGGATGAGGATCAGACCGAGACCGCTGAGCAGGGTGGCCAGCGGCAGGATCAGCGGATCGGCGTGGGGGGCGAACCGGCGTACGGCGGCATGGCAGGCCAGCGGCAGCACGGCGGCGACCGCGAACCATGTCCACAGGCCCGGCGGCAGTTCCCCGGTGGTGGCCAGGGCCACCTCGGCACTGCCGTACCCGCAGATGAGCAGGGCGCCCAGCAGCAGCGCCAGTTCCACGGTGCGGGGGCTCGGACTCCCCCGTCGCCCGGCCGGCCCACGTCGACCGCTCATACACGTCCCCCCGATGAGATCCGCCCGCCCGCACCTGCCGATCGGGCGCGGGAACCAATAAGATGCACGATTGCGCAATGACGCAACTGTATCTCACCCCACCCACTGACCCGACGGGGAGGAGCGAGGCGAACCCTCAGGCGGACAAGGGGCGTTGCAGGCGGATCCCCTGGAGGATGCCGACGGCGATCCAGCCGGCGAACATCGACGAGCCGCCGTAGCTCACAAAGGGCAGCGGCAGGCCGGTGACCGGCATGATGCCCAGATTCATGCCGATGTTCTCGAACGCCTGGAAGGCCAGCCAGGCGACGACGCCCGCCGCGACCACCGTCCCGTACAGATCGGGGCAGGCACGGGCGGTGCGCAGCGCCCGCCACAGCACGACGCCGAGCAGGGCGATCAGCGCCCCGGCGCCCACGAACCCCAACTCCTCCCCGGCCACACTGAAGACGAAGTCGGTCTGCTGTTCGGGCACGAACTGCCCGGTGGTCTGCGCACCGTGGAAGAGTCCCTGCCCGAGCAGCCCTCCGGCCCCGATGGCGATGCGCGCCTGGCTGGTGTTGTAGCCCACGCCGGAGGGGTCCAGGGCGGGGTCGGCGAACGCGGCGAACCGGTTGACCTGGTACTGGTCCAGCAGATGCAACTGCCACACCAGCACGGCGCCCACCAGGCCGGACACCAGCAGGGCGGCGACCCAGCGCACCGACGCGTCCGAGGCGAGCAGCACCCCGAGGACGATGACCCCGATGCCCATGAACTGCCCGAGGTCCGGGGTGAGCAGGACGAGGAGGGCGGGAACGCCCGCCACCGCCAGGGACTCGAGCACACTGCGGCGGTCCGGGCGGCTGCGGTCGCCCGTGTCCACCTTGGTGGCCAGCAGCAGTGCCATCGCCAGCACGATCGTGACCTTGACGAACTCCGCGGGCTGGATCGAGACCCCGGCGACGACGATCCAGCGCCGCGACCCGTTGATGGTGGCGCCGACCGGGGTCAGCACAAGGAGCACCAGCAGCAGGGTGACGCCGTACAGCACGGGCACCAGATCACGCAGTCGGCGTGGGCCCAGCCACACCGTGAGGGCGGCCAGGACGATCCCGATGGCGGTGTTGAGGAGGTGGCGCACCAGGAAGGCGTACGGATCACCGTCCGTCAGCTGGGTGCGCCCGCGGGTGGCGGAGTACACCAGCACCGCCCCGAGCAGAGACAGTGTCAGCGCCGCGCCGAGCAGCGGCCAGTCCAGCCGCCGCAGCATCGAGCCGAGGGCCGACCGGGCCCGTGTCCCCGACACCCCGGGCCCCCGCCGCCCCGGGGACACGCTCCCCGTTCTCACCGCCACCCTCCCGTTCACCCTGCTCACGGCCGTACGGGCCCCTCGGCAGCCGACTGCGCGGGACCCGGCGGTGCGGAACGCTACCATCTGTCACTTGCGCAACTCATTGATCTTAAGCGTGTTGTCCACCCCCTATGACCAGTCGTGGACAAGGTGCTCGGCCCGAAGCGGACCGAGCGTTCCGCCCGGGCCTGGCGCAGCGCCATGCTCAGGGGTTGATGCACGACGAACCCCCGGCGTGTGGCCGGAGGTTCGGGCGCGCGTCGGTGTCAGTCGGCGGCGTGGGATACGAGCAGGGCGGTTTCCCACCGACCCGGCGGGACGGTCTCAGGATGCCGCGTGAACGAAGTGGAGGGATCCGGTCACGGTGGTGCGGCCGCGGATCATGCCCAGCTGGTTCCAGCCCATGCCGAACTGTTCCCGGTCCACGGTGAACTCCGCCACGAGCGTGACCGCGTCGGCGTTCGCCTCGGTGAAGTGCGCGGTGAACGACTGCGGACGGCTGATGCCCCGCACGGTCAGCTGACCGGCGACCTGGATCGCCTTGTCGTCCCCGGGAGTCGCGCTGCGCACGGCAAAGGTGATCTCGGGGTGCCGGTCTGTGTCGAAGAAGTGGGGGGACCGCAGGTGTGTGTCGCGCTTGGCGTTCTCGGTGTCGAGGGAGGCGGCGGCCAGGGTGATCGAACCGCTGGCGGACCCGTCGGGGCTGACCTCACCCTCACCCTTGAGGCCGGTGAAGATGCCCTTCACGGTGACCATGCCCCACATCGTCTTGTGCTGGACACCGACGGTGGAGCGGGCGGGATCGAGCTGCCAGGTGCCAGTTTCGACTGCCACAGTCATGAAGTCCTCCTGGAGGAATGCGTGGGGTGAAGGCGGGGACACGGTGACACTAGTCATCCAAATTTGAACGACTGCAGGCTAGCCGATACTGCAAATTTGAACAACAGATACACTGGGGCACCATGGCCGACTCACCCATCCCCGCCGACCCGCCCGGACACGACGCGACAGGCGAGTCAGCCCTCCTGCCACCCGAACTACGGGCCTGGATGGGGCTGCTGGCCGCGGCTGGCGCGATCGAACAGCAACTGCGCGCCCGCGTGAAGAAGACACTCGGCGTCTCCCACGACGAATTCCTCGTGCTGTGCCTCCTGGCCGACGGGCCCGCCACCGGCCTGCGCATGACGCAGATCGCCGAACACCTCGGCCGCCCCAAGACCCGGCTCACCTACCAGGTCGCCTGCCTCCAGCGCGCCGGACTCATCACCCGCAGCACCACCTGCGGCGACCGGCGCGGCATCCAGGTGACGCTCACCGACAAGGCACGGCAGCTCCTGAGGGAAGCCTCCCCCGCCCTGGCCGAAGCCGTCGCCCGAGCCGTCAAGGGGCTGGAGGGCCCACACGAGTGCGCAATGATGCAAAATCTGCTGCCGAAGCCGACGGACGCCGAAGACATCACATAGGCCCCCTACGGGACCGCTTGTGCACTGGCGGGGTCCCTAGGAGACGGGTGAGTTCCTTCGCCCGCTCGACGCGGGAGCGGTGAGGTCCGCGATGCGACGGGACCCGAGGCCCCGTCCGCGCTGTCTGGCTGCGTAGGCGACAACGGAGAGCGTTCGTCGACAGATGTGGAGAGCGGCTGCTGAGCCCGAAGTGCCAAAATGTTGCCGCGTTTTGAGAGCGCCCGTGCGTCGCGTCGCCCTGAACACCAGCTCGCGGCGACGGGGGAGCCTGAAATGGGGGATCGCGGGGACGGGTGGGTTGACTGTCAGTCCCCGGTCCTAGAGTCCGATGCATGGTCCGTCGCACCCCCACCCGCCCCGTGGACGTGGAAAAGCTCTTCCCTGAGCTGGTCCCCTTCCGCCGTGAGTCCGTCCGCCTTCACCCGCGCGCCGGCTCTCCTTCCTGCTACGACAGTTCCGTTGGAGGGCCACTGCTGTGGCCTGTGGCAGAGCCATGGCCGGTCTGCGTGGAGGAGCACTTCGACCCCGACACCGTGAGCGAGCTCCAGGCTGCCGTGCCCATGGTTCCCATCGTCCAGGTCCACCAGGCGGACGCACCCGGAGTCCCCTTCCCGGAGGGAACCGACCTGCTGCAGGTGCTGTGGTGCCCTTATGCGCACGGCGAGTACTGCTACCCCCTGCCGCAGGTGCACTGGAGGGACTCTGGTGCCATCAAAGACATACTGCCGACTCCGGAGCCGGTGGAAGCCCTCCCGAAGGACTGGTATCCGGACCCGTGTGTGGTCCACCCGGAGCAGGTGACCGAGTACCCCAGCCGGGACCTTTCCCGGGACACGCATGACGCGTTGCATGCCCGTTTCGAAGAGCTGAAGGCAACGACCGGCCTGTACTACTCGTATCACTTGGCTGAGGCGCCCGGGATCAAGCTGGGCGGATACCCCGGCTGGACACAGGAACCCTGCTGGCCCGACTGCGAAGCCTGCGGTGACCGCATGGAGCACTTGCTGACCGTCGCGAGCGAGGAATTCGACGGAGAGTCCTGGCGTACGTGGCTGCCGGTGGAGGACAGAACCGACAGCGGTTGGACAGAAGCCGCGGACAATCCCGCAGGCTTGTGCCTCGGCGACGTCGGAGGCGTGTACATCTTCGAGTGCCGAACCTGCCTGGACCGCCCCATCGGGCACTGGTTCGACTGCTCGTGACTGGCAGAGGACCGCAACCAGGCGCCCGCCCCCACACACAGCGGCCTCCGTACCGACGGGCGGTATGACAACCCGACTATCACCGACATAGCCACTCTGTCGGTGCCGCGAATGAAGTGCCTCACGA encodes:
- a CDS encoding MarR family winged helix-turn-helix transcriptional regulator — encoded protein: MADSPIPADPPGHDATGESALLPPELRAWMGLLAAAGAIEQQLRARVKKTLGVSHDEFLVLCLLADGPATGLRMTQIAEHLGRPKTRLTYQVACLQRAGLITRSTTCGDRRGIQVTLTDKARQLLREASPALAEAVARAVKGLEGPHECAMMQNLLPKPTDAEDIT
- a CDS encoding DUF1963 domain-containing protein; the protein is MEEHFDPDTVSELQAAVPMVPIVQVHQADAPGVPFPEGTDLLQVLWCPYAHGEYCYPLPQVHWRDSGAIKDILPTPEPVEALPKDWYPDPCVVHPEQVTEYPSRDLSRDTHDALHARFEELKATTGLYYSYHLAEAPGIKLGGYPGWTQEPCWPDCEACGDRMEHLLTVASEEFDGESWRTWLPVEDRTDSGWTEAADNPAGLCLGDVGGVYIFECRTCLDRPIGHWFDCS